ACTGCTTTTTCAGGAGTTGTCAGAGCGTAGGTGATGATTTCTGTCAAACCAGCTCCTTCAGCGATCGTACGAACTTGACGACGCAATTTTTGTGTCGCAGTCAATTCACCAGCTGTACCATCGTCTTTTGGAAGACTGGTTGGCAAGCGATCATAACCATAGATACGAGCGATTTCTTCAAAGAGGTCCGCTTCGATAGTGATATCCCAACGACGACGGGGTACGCTGACTGTAAATGATTCTGCATTGCCAGAAAGGCCAAAGCCAAGACGACGGAAGACATCTTCCACATCAGCATAGGAAAGCTCCGTACCAAGGACGCGGTTAACGTCTGCAAGGGTTGAAGAAACTTCTACATCAGAAGTATCAAGCGCTCCTGCTGAAACGATGCCCTTACGCACCGTCGCACCTGCAAGATCAGCAATCATGCTCGCTGCCGCATCAAGGGCTTCGTTAACAGTTGCCACATTAATGCCTTTTTCAAAGCGAGAAGACGACTCAGAACGAAGGTTGAGGCGTCCGCTAGTCTTGCGGATGGATTTGCCATTGAAAACAGCAGCTTCAAGGACAACACGATTAGAATTTTCAGAGATTTCGGTTTCTTGACCACCCATGACACCTGCAAGGGCTACTGGCTTGTCTGCGACAGTGATGACTAAGTCAGTTTCTGCAAGTTCACGTTCTTCACCGTCCAAGGTCACTAATTTTTCACCAGCACACGCTTCACGCACACGAATCTCGCTTCCTTCAAAGGTATCCAAGTCAAAGGCATGCATCGGTTGACCAAAGTAGAGCAGGATGTAGTTGGTTACGTCTACGACATTGTTAATCGGACGGATGCCTTCGTTCATGAGGAGGTTTTGCAACCATTGTGGACTTGGTGCGATGGTCACATTGTCCAAGATACGGGCTGCATAGTAAGGCGCCTTATCTGTTTCAATGCCTACAGAGAGGGCCTCTGCTGCAGCTTCATTTGTTTCTGTTAAACTGAATTCTTTAAAGCTAACTGCCTTGTCATAGATGGCTGCCACTTCGTGCGCTACTCCACGCATAGATAGAGCGTCTGCACGGTTTGGCGTGATGGAAAGTTCGATGATTTCGTCATCCAAGTCTAGGTAAGAGAAAACTTCATCTCCAGGAATAGCATCTTCTGGCAAGATTTGGATTCCATCTGCGAATTCCTTCGGTACAACCGAGTCAGAAATTCCCAATTCACCAAGTGAACAGATCATTCCAAGTGACTCCAAGCCACGGATTTTCCCTTTTTTGATTTTGTAGTTGTCAGCGATACGAGCTCCTGGAAGAGCTACCATGACCTTGATCCCAGCACGCACATTTGGGGCACCACAAACGATCTGACGGGCTTCTTCTTCGCCAACGTTAACTTGACAAACATGCAAGTGTGTTTCTGGCACATCTTCGCAAGACAAGACCTCACCGACGACAATTTTTGAGAGACCAGCAGCTGGTGATTCGACACCTTCGACCTCGATCCCTGTAGTTGACATTTTCTCAGCCAACTCTTGTGATGGCACATCAATGTCCACCAATTCTTTTAACCATTTATAAGATACAAGCATAATTCTGATTGTAAGATCCCACCAAGCGGGACCTTTTCAATTCCTTTCTTTTTCTTCGAGTCAGTCGTTTCTTTTTTTACTATTTGAAATGTGAGCGACTGTATAGGACTATGTTTCAGGTTTCAATCTTATTTAAACTGTTCTGAGAAGCGGACATCTCCTTGGTAGAACCCACGGATATCGTTGATTCCGTTACGGAGCATAGCGACACGCTCTTGTCCAAGACCAAAGGCAAAGCCAGAGTAAACAGTCGCATCGATTCCACTCATTTCAAGGACACGTGGGTGAACCATACCGGCCCCCATAATCTCAATCCAACCTGTTTTCTTACATACGTTACAGCCTTCTCCACCACACTTGAAGCAAGAAACATCCACCTCAACAGATGGCTCTGTGAATGGGAAATACGATGGACGCAAACGAATTTGGCGCTCTTCACCAAACATTTTTTGCACAATCAACTGAAGGGTTCCTTGAAGATCTGCCATA
This window of the Streptococcus sp. D7B5 genome carries:
- the pheT gene encoding phenylalanine--tRNA ligase subunit beta, whose amino-acid sequence is MLVSYKWLKELVDIDVPSQELAEKMSTTGIEVEGVESPAAGLSKIVVGEVLSCEDVPETHLHVCQVNVGEEEARQIVCGAPNVRAGIKVMVALPGARIADNYKIKKGKIRGLESLGMICSLGELGISDSVVPKEFADGIQILPEDAIPGDEVFSYLDLDDEIIELSITPNRADALSMRGVAHEVAAIYDKAVSFKEFSLTETNEAAAEALSVGIETDKAPYYAARILDNVTIAPSPQWLQNLLMNEGIRPINNVVDVTNYILLYFGQPMHAFDLDTFEGSEIRVREACAGEKLVTLDGEERELAETDLVITVADKPVALAGVMGGQETEISENSNRVVLEAAVFNGKSIRKTSGRLNLRSESSSRFEKGINVATVNEALDAAASMIADLAGATVRKGIVSAGALDTSDVEVSSTLADVNRVLGTELSYADVEDVFRRLGFGLSGNAESFTVSVPRRRWDITIEADLFEEIARIYGYDRLPTSLPKDDGTAGELTATQKLRRQVRTIAEGAGLTEIITYALTTPEKAVEFTAQPSNLTELMWPMTVDRSVLRQNMVSGILDTVAYNVARKNKNLALYEIGKVFEQTGNPKEELPNEINSFAFALTGLVAEKDFQTAAVPVDFFYAKGILEALFARLGLAVTYTATAEIASLHPGRTAVISLGDQVLGFLGQVHPVTAKAYDIPETYVAELNLSAIEAALQPATPFVEITKFPAVSRDVALLLKAEVTHQEVVDAIQAAGVKRLTDIKLFDVFSGEKLGVGMKSMAYSLTFQNPEDSLTDEEVARYMEKIQASLEEKVNAEVR